The stretch of DNA GCTTTGAGCTTCTTGGGAAGTTCGAGGTTGATCATGACTGTTCCTTAGTTCGAATCCGGCCGCTCAGATCAGGACGATGCCCTCGGCGACGCCGATGGCACGCAGATCGCGGTACCAGCGCTCCACGGGATGTTCCTTGGTGTAGCCGTGGCCTCCGAGCAGCTGGACGCCGTCGAGACCGATCTGCATGCCCTTCTCGGACGCCAGTTTTCGGGCGAGGGCCGATTCGCGGGCGAAGGAGAGTCCCTGCTCGGCGCGGGACGCGCCGCGCAACGTGACCAGGCGCAGGCCGTCGAGTTCGATGCCGATGTTCGCGACCATGAAGGCGACCGCCTGACGATTGCTGATCGGCTCACCGAATGCGACCCGCTCGTTGACGTAGGGGATCACGTAGTCGAGAACAGCTTGGCCGGTGCCGACCGCGAGCGACGCCCAGCCGAGGCGGGCCAGCCGGATGGCGTCGGCGTATTCGGCCTTCCGCGCGTCGGCCTCGGCGGCGCCGAGCAGACCCGACTCGGGCACGGCGACGTCGGTGAGGTTGAGCCGGCCGAGACCGGCGGCGCGCAGGCCCATGCTCGGGTCCGCCTCCACGACGAGTCCCTTGGTGTCGGCCTCGACGATGAAGAAGGACGGTTTTCCGTCGAGTTCGGCGGCCACGATGAACAGTTCCGACGAAGCGGCGGCGGGAACGAGGCTCTTGACGCCGTTGAGTTTGTATCCGCTGGGGGAGCGTACCGCCTTGGTCTGCAACGCAAACGGATCGAACAGTGCGCGGGGCTCGTTGACGACCACGGCTGCATTCGGAACCTGCTCGCCCGTGAACGAGGGCAGGTAGGTCTTCTGCTGGGAATCGGTGCCCCACTGGGTGAGGGCGACGGCGACGCCGCTCGGCGCCAGGATCGGCAGCGCGAGCCCCATGTCGCCGTGCGCGAGAGCCTCGGCGACGAGGGAATTGGTGACGGCGCCTCGCTCGCTGGCGGCCCCGTCGAGTTCCTCGGGAACGTTGATCAGGGTGATGCCGAGTTCGGCGGCGCGCTTCACCAGATCCGCCGGTGCGGCGGCGGCCGCGTCGGCGTCGTGCCCGGCGGGCCGCAGGATCTCGGCGGCGAACTCGCGCACGGTCTCGACGATCATCTGCTGCTCGTCGCTCGGGGTGAGGTCGAAGTAGCCGGCCTTGGCGGCCGGGTTGTCGGGGAGGCGTTTCGGCGCGCCGCCGCCGGACACCTTCTGGAATCCGCGGGTCGCGGCGCCGAGGGTCTTGAAGCCGGTCTTCGTGCCTTCGTAGGTCACCCGGTCGATCGTCTGGCGCAGGTTGTACTTCTCGGCCAGATCGGATCCGGTGATTTTGGTCAGCACGCGCATCGCGGCACCCATGGCGTCGCGCTTGACGGGATTCAGTCCGACGGCCGACGTGTCGCGGGGATTCCGCTTCGCCCGGCGGTTGGGGGCAACAGTGTCTTGCTTGCTCATGATCACCAGCTGTTTCTCGGTGTTCGGGCGTGGACACGATCGATCTTACTCAGCAGTAAGGTTGGTGTCTACTATTGAGTAAGTTCGGGTGGGTGCGACCTTCAGGGGAACGTCCGGCTCCTGCTCGGGGAGGAGGTGGCGGCGAATCCACTCACCTACGGTGAAGCGGTGATCGAGATCCCCGCGATTCGTCGGCTGCGTCCTCTCCTACGTCTCGCGCCCCTCCTGCTCGTGCCGTTGCTGCTATTGGCGAGCACGTTCCCCGGCGAGTACCGCGTACCCCCGAGCTACTGGCTGCTCGCGATGACGGCCGCAGTCGTGTTCGCCGCCGGGGGCCGGTGGCCGCTGGCGGTGTCGATCGTCACGTCCGTGCTCGCGGTTCCGATGTTCGCGGCGCACGCCTGGGGGCTCTCCGATTTGGTCCCCTACCTCGGCGCGGTCGCACTGGTCGACGTCGCGATGCGAGCCCGGCGGGCGCCGGCGATCCTCGCCGCCACGCTCTGCTGGACGGCGGCGGTGGTGGCAGGTCTCCGGTGGGACTCCTACGGCACGTTCTGGCGGGTTGCCACCGTCGTGTCCACCGTCGCGTACGTCGGACTGCCACTCCTGCTCGGTCTCTATCTCCGCGCGCAGCGGGACCTCGCCGCGACGTACCGCCAGCGCGCCGCCGAAGCCGAGTCGCGCCGGCTGGAGGACCGGTCCCGCGCCGTGGTCGCCGAGCGCAACGCGCTGGCCCGGGAACTTCACGATCTCGTCGCGCACCACATGGCGTCGATCGTCCTCCGGATCGGGGTGGCGCAGCACGTGCTGAGGGACGTGGACGGCCCGACGAGGTCGGTGCTCGAGGACGTGCACCGGACCGCATCCGATGCTCTCGCCGACATCCGGCGGCTGCTCGTCGCGTTGCGCGATCCTTCGATGGGCGACGTGGCGCTCGTGGAACCCGACGCGCTGCCGATCGAGATCGCCGCGGCGGTCGATCGCACGCGAGCAGCGGGCTTCCCGGTGGCGGCGGACATCGACCCCGGCATCGCCCGCCTCGACGCGATCGGCCGGCTGACTCTGCTGCGTGTGGTGCAGGAATCGCTGACGAATGCGATGCGGCACTCCACTCCAGGTGGTGCCGTGTCCGTGACACTCGAACCGAACGCCGGCGGAATCGCTCTGCGGGTGACCAGCACCGGCCACCGCGCCACCCCCGCGGATCACTCGGAGGGGCACGGCATCATCGGCATGGGCGAACGGGTGGAACTCGCGGGCGGCACCCTCGGAGTGACGGATACCGTGAACGGGTGGGTGGTCGATGCCTGGCTGCCCGGTCGTGTCGGCGACGACACCGGCACGAATGAGGTTGTGGGCCAGTGATACGGGTACTGATAGTCGACGACCAGCGGCTCGTCCGCGCCGGACTGCGGATGTTGTGTGAGGCGACGGACGACATCGAGGTGGTCGGCGAGGCGTCCAACGGACTGGACGCGGTCCGGCTGGTGGCCGAGTGCTCACCCGACGTGATCCTGATGGACCTGCGCATGCCGGGACTCGACGGGATCGCGGCGACCCGGCAGATCGCGAGCTCACACTCGGCGGTGAAGGTTCTGGTTCTCACCACGTTCGACGACGATGACCATTTCTATCCCGCACTGGCCGCGGGGGCAGCCGGATTCCTCGTCAAGGACACCGATCCCGCCGAACTCCTGAACGCGATTCGCCGGACGGCGGCCGGTGACACGATCTTCACCCCCGCGCTCCTTCGCCGCCTCGTCGACCGGGCGCTGGACACCGCACCTTCGGATGAGCGCTCCTCGACGTCGGTCGCACTGACCGGGCGGGAGAGAGAAGTGCTGACGCTGGTGGGGGAAGGGCTGGGCAATCAGGAGATCGCGGCCCGCCTCCACATCGGGGTCACGACGGTGAAGACGCACGTGGCGAACCTGATGGAGAAGACGGGCTGCGACAACCGGGTTCGACTGGCCGTGTTCGCCCACACCCGGCTCTAGCCGCCGTGGTGGTCGTCCGACGGCATCGCCATTGTCATCGGAGCCGGCCGCTGACCTGGCTCCAGGACGAGGAACTGCCCCATCATTCCGCGGTCCTCGTGGAGCAGAAGATGGCAGTGGAACATGTAGGGGTACGTCGCATCGGTGTAGTCGGTGAAACGCATCGCCAGCCGGATCTCGGTTCCGGGAGGCGTGTACACGGTGTCCTTCCAGCCGGCCAGCGCCGGGGGTGGTGGGGAGCCGTCGAGGTCGACGATCTGGAATTGCACGTCGTGGACATGGAAGTTGTGTGGCCAGTTGTCGACGTTGCGCACCGTCCACACCTCCGTGGTGCCGACGACGGGGGCGAAGTCGATGCGGTTCATGTCCATTCGCGCCCCGTTGATCATGAACCATCGCAGTTCGAAACTCCGCTCCGCGGCAGCGGTGGCCGGGTCGAGTCGCGGGACGGCCGCCAGCGTGGGCGGTATCGGCCGGGAGGGGAGAAGCTCGCGGTCCGGGCGCAATTCGAGGACGTCGAACGTATCCTCGAGGCCGTACCCGGCGGCGTCGCCGCGGTCGACGCCGCCCCGGCCCTCGATCGGATGCGAACGCAGCATCACGGCGCGGCCGTCACCCGCTGCGACGACGAGTTCGATCCGTTCTCCCGGACTGACCTGGATCCGTCGAAGGGGTACCGGTTCGCCGAGGAGGCCCCCGTCCGTCGCGATCAGGTGGAACTCGCGCTCGTCGGAGAAACCGAGGTTGTAGAGGCGGCCCGACGAGCCGTTGAGGACGCGCAATCTGATCAGACCGGTGCTGACGGGAAGGTGTGCGCCGGCGATTCCGTTCGTGACGATCGTGTCGCCGAGCAGGCCGACGTCCGTCGGGTCCGATTCGTCCAGTGCACCGGCCGCGGTGAACCGCCTGTCCTGGATGATCAGCGGAATATCGTCCAGCCCATACGTTTTCGGTAGATCGAGGGTGTCGGTCGTGCCGTCGTCGACGAGGAAGAGTCCGGCGAGGCCGCGGTAGACGTGCTTCTCGGTGGAGCCGTGCGGATGCGGGTGGTACCAGAGCGTGGCGGCCGGCTGGTTCACCGTCCACGACGGTTCCCACCGCGCGCCGGGCTCGATCGACTGGTGCGGTCCGCCGTCGCATCTGGCCGGGACGTGCATGCCGTGCCAGTGCACCGACGTCGGCTCGGGCAATTCGTTGTCGATGGCGAAGGCGACAACTTCACCTCGCCGGGCGCGAAGAGTCGGGCCGAGCATCGATTCGCCGTACCCCCAGGTGGGGGTCCCGCGACCGGGCAGGATCTCGGACGTGCCCGCTCGTGCAGTGAGCGTGAAGTGGCGGACCCCGGAATCGTCCACAGTGGACGCGGCCAACGGCGGAATCGGCAGTCGCCGGGCGAATTTCCCGCGGGCGGGGGCGGCGGATTCCGATCCTCCGGAGACGCAGGCGGCGGTCACCACGAACGGCGCGGCCGCCAATCCCATCAGAAAGGTACGTCTTGCAAGGGCTGTCACGATTCTCCTGGGTTCCGTCGCCGCGCGGATCGCGGCGGAATTGGCTCAGGAGAAATTCTTCGGGACCGACGCCGACGTTCCGTCCTCCTCGGGGCCGAGGATGGGTGAGCCGGACTCCTCCGTCGGAGTCTTGTCGGAACCCGTTGTCTGTGTTAGTCCCCGTGTCGGTTCGAGCGCAGGCGGGACAGCGCCTCGTCGTGGAGCAGCGTGTTGGTGGCCAGTGCGCTGCCCCCGTGCGGGCCGTCGGCGCCGGCGAGGTTGGTGAAGCGGCCGCCGGCCTCGCGCACCAGAACGTCGAGGGGAGCGAGGTCCCACAGCGACACCTCGGGCTCGGCGGCGATGTCGACGGCGCCCTCGGCGAGCAGGCAGTAGGAGAAGAAATCACCGAATCCGCGGACCCGCCACACGTCGTCGGTGAGGGAGAGGAACTGTTCGCGGATGCCGAGGTCCTTCCAACCCGACAGACTCGAGAACGTGAGACTGGCCGATCCCAGTCGGTCGACGGAGGAGACGGCGAGGCGTGCGGGCTCGGACCCGTCGAACGTCGACCAGGCGCCCCCGCCGGACGCGGCCCACCAGCGGCGCGCGAGTGCCGGGGCGCTGACGACGCCGACAGTGGGAACGCCGTCCTCGAGCAACGCGATCAGCGTGGCCCAGATGGGGACGCCGCGGACGAAGTTCTTGGTGCCGTCGATCGGGTCGACCACCCATTGACGTCCCGCGAACTGCGCGTCGCCGCCGAACTCCTCACCCAGGACGGCGTCGGCGGGCCGCTCGGCTTCCAGCGTCGCGCGCACTGCGCGTTCCACGGCCAGGTCGGCGTCGGTAACCGGTGTGAGGTCCGGCTTGTCGTCGACCGACAGGTCGAGCGCCCCGAATCGGGCCCTGGTGATCGCGTCCGCCTCGTCGGCGATTCGGAGGGCGAGCTGCAGGTCGGCGTGAAGGTCGGTCACGGTCGCACAGATTACTCGTACCGCGCCGGGGGGACTCAGTCGATCTTCACTTCGGCGAGCTTGCCGGTGGCGACGTCGAAGACGAACCCTCGGAGGGACGTGGTCGCCGTGATGAACGGGCTGGACTGGATGCGGCGCAGCGACTGCCGGACGTCCTCGTCGAGGTCGGAGAACGCCTCGGCCGACCAGGCCGGCTTGATACCGACCTCGTCCTGGATGGACTTCTTGAAGTCGTCGTCCGTGAATGTGAGCATCCCGCAGTCCGTGTGGTGGATGAGGATGATCTCGGTGGTGCCGAGCAGTCGCTGGCTGATCGCGAGAGACCGGATCTCGTCGTCGGTCACCACCCCGCCGGCATTGCGGATGACGTGCGATTCACCCTCCTGGATGCCGAGGATCCGGTAGACGTCCAGACGCGCGTCCATGCAGGCGAGGACCGCGACGTGCTTGCTCGGCGGGAGGGGAAGTGGCCCGGTGAATCCGGCGGCGTACTCCTCGTTGTTCTTCAGGTAGTGGTCGGTCACGGTCATCGTCGACTCCGTCCGGAATGGCGGCACAAACAAGTGCGTACCCGTGCATGCAACAAGGTGCATCCGGGGTCCGCAAGGGTTTGACTCGACGCGATCGGAAGGGGTGACTTCGGCTGGGAAGCAGGGGTGAGAGGGCCCGGGCGCGCACCCGGTAACCTTGGGAACCGTGCATCCCGACGTATCCGCAGACCTCAGCGAGCTCGACACCACCCTCCGTACCGTCGAATCGGTGCTGGACGTGGAGGAGTTGCGCCGCCGCATCGACGAGCTCGAACATCAGGCCGCCGATCCGGAGCTGTGGAACGACCAGGAGCACGCCCAGCAGGTCACCAGCCAGCTCTCGCATTCCCAGGCCGAACTGCGCCGCGTCGAGGAACTGCGAACGCGGCTCGACGACATGCCGGTGCTGTACGAACTCGCCGAGGACGAGGGCGCGGAGGCCATCGCGGACGCCGACGCCGAGCGGCACAGCCTGCGCGAGGACATCGCCGCGATGGAAGTCAAGACGATGCTCTCCGGCGAATACGACGAGCGTGACGCGCTGGTCAACATCCGCTCCGGCGCCGGTGGCGTCGACGCCGCCGACTGGGCCGAGATGCTGATGCGCATGTACATCCGCTGGGCGGAGAAGCACGGCTACGGCGTCGAGGTCTACGACACGTCCTACGCGGAAGAGGCCGGCATCAAGAGCGCGACGTTCGCGGTCAAGGCGCCGTACAGCTACGGAACCCTGTCCGTCGAGATGGGAACGCACCGGCTGGTCCGGATCAGCCCGTTCGACAACCAGGGCCGCCGCCAGACGTCGTTCGCCGAGGTCGAGGTGCTGCCCGTGGTCGAGACCACCGACCACATCGACGTCAACGAGAACGACGTCCGCGTCGACGTGTACCGCTCCTCGGGCCCTGGTGGGCAGTCCGTCAACACCACCGACTCCGCGGTCCGGTTGACACACATCCCGACCGGCATCGTCGTGACCTGTCAGAACGAGAAGTCGCAGCTGCAGAACAAGGTGTC from Rhodococcus opacus B4 encodes:
- a CDS encoding acyl-CoA dehydrogenase family protein, which produces MIMSKQDTVAPNRRAKRNPRDTSAVGLNPVKRDAMGAAMRVLTKITGSDLAEKYNLRQTIDRVTYEGTKTGFKTLGAATRGFQKVSGGGAPKRLPDNPAAKAGYFDLTPSDEQQMIVETVREFAAEILRPAGHDADAAAAAPADLVKRAAELGITLINVPEELDGAASERGAVTNSLVAEALAHGDMGLALPILAPSGVAVALTQWGTDSQQKTYLPSFTGEQVPNAAVVVNEPRALFDPFALQTKAVRSPSGYKLNGVKSLVPAAASSELFIVAAELDGKPSFFIVEADTKGLVVEADPSMGLRAAGLGRLNLTDVAVPESGLLGAAEADARKAEYADAIRLARLGWASLAVGTGQAVLDYVIPYVNERVAFGEPISNRQAVAFMVANIGIELDGLRLVTLRGASRAEQGLSFARESALARKLASEKGMQIGLDGVQLLGGHGYTKEHPVERWYRDLRAIGVAEGIVLI
- a CDS encoding sensor histidine kinase, yielding MAANPLTYGEAVIEIPAIRRLRPLLRLAPLLLVPLLLLASTFPGEYRVPPSYWLLAMTAAVVFAAGGRWPLAVSIVTSVLAVPMFAAHAWGLSDLVPYLGAVALVDVAMRARRAPAILAATLCWTAAVVAGLRWDSYGTFWRVATVVSTVAYVGLPLLLGLYLRAQRDLAATYRQRAAEAESRRLEDRSRAVVAERNALARELHDLVAHHMASIVLRIGVAQHVLRDVDGPTRSVLEDVHRTASDALADIRRLLVALRDPSMGDVALVEPDALPIEIAAAVDRTRAAGFPVAADIDPGIARLDAIGRLTLLRVVQESLTNAMRHSTPGGAVSVTLEPNAGGIALRVTSTGHRATPADHSEGHGIIGMGERVELAGGTLGVTDTVNGWVVDAWLPGRVGDDTGTNEVVGQ
- a CDS encoding response regulator transcription factor — translated: MIRVLIVDDQRLVRAGLRMLCEATDDIEVVGEASNGLDAVRLVAECSPDVILMDLRMPGLDGIAATRQIASSHSAVKVLVLTTFDDDDHFYPALAAGAAGFLVKDTDPAELLNAIRRTAAGDTIFTPALLRRLVDRALDTAPSDERSSTSVALTGREREVLTLVGEGLGNQEIAARLHIGVTTVKTHVANLMEKTGCDNRVRLAVFAHTRL
- a CDS encoding multicopper oxidase family protein, giving the protein MTALARRTFLMGLAAAPFVVTAACVSGGSESAAPARGKFARRLPIPPLAASTVDDSGVRHFTLTARAGTSEILPGRGTPTWGYGESMLGPTLRARRGEVVAFAIDNELPEPTSVHWHGMHVPARCDGGPHQSIEPGARWEPSWTVNQPAATLWYHPHPHGSTEKHVYRGLAGLFLVDDGTTDTLDLPKTYGLDDIPLIIQDRRFTAAGALDESDPTDVGLLGDTIVTNGIAGAHLPVSTGLIRLRVLNGSSGRLYNLGFSDEREFHLIATDGGLLGEPVPLRRIQVSPGERIELVVAAGDGRAVMLRSHPIEGRGGVDRGDAAGYGLEDTFDVLELRPDRELLPSRPIPPTLAAVPRLDPATAAAERSFELRWFMINGARMDMNRIDFAPVVGTTEVWTVRNVDNWPHNFHVHDVQFQIVDLDGSPPPPALAGWKDTVYTPPGTEIRLAMRFTDYTDATYPYMFHCHLLLHEDRGMMGQFLVLEPGQRPAPMTMAMPSDDHHGG
- the hisN gene encoding histidinol-phosphatase produces the protein MTDLHADLQLALRIADEADAITRARFGALDLSVDDKPDLTPVTDADLAVERAVRATLEAERPADAVLGEEFGGDAQFAGRQWVVDPIDGTKNFVRGVPIWATLIALLEDGVPTVGVVSAPALARRWWAASGGGAWSTFDGSEPARLAVSSVDRLGSASLTFSSLSGWKDLGIREQFLSLTDDVWRVRGFGDFFSYCLLAEGAVDIAAEPEVSLWDLAPLDVLVREAGGRFTNLAGADGPHGGSALATNTLLHDEALSRLRSNRHGD
- a CDS encoding beta-class carbonic anhydrase is translated as MTVTDHYLKNNEEYAAGFTGPLPLPPSKHVAVLACMDARLDVYRILGIQEGESHVIRNAGGVVTDDEIRSLAISQRLLGTTEIILIHHTDCGMLTFTDDDFKKSIQDEVGIKPAWSAEAFSDLDEDVRQSLRRIQSSPFITATTSLRGFVFDVATGKLAEVKID
- the prfB gene encoding peptide chain release factor 2, translated to MHPDVSADLSELDTTLRTVESVLDVEELRRRIDELEHQAADPELWNDQEHAQQVTSQLSHSQAELRRVEELRTRLDDMPVLYELAEDEGAEAIADADAERHSLREDIAAMEVKTMLSGEYDERDALVNIRSGAGGVDAADWAEMLMRMYIRWAEKHGYGVEVYDTSYAEEAGIKSATFAVKAPYSYGTLSVEMGTHRLVRISPFDNQGRRQTSFAEVEVLPVVETTDHIDVNENDVRVDVYRSSGPGGQSVNTTDSAVRLTHIPTGIVVTCQNEKSQLQNKVSAMRVLQAKLLEVKRKEERAEMDALKGDGGSSWGNQMRSYVLHPYQMVKDLRTEYEVNNPSSVLDGDIDGFLESGIRWRMRENQAS